From a single Gemmatimonadota bacterium genomic region:
- a CDS encoding prolyl oligopeptidase family serine peptidase translates to MKSLRPLVLGGLVLAASATPAFSQMRPLEHPDVLHWNSIANPSLSPDGGWLAWVQRPLEGDPTLRVRTAREGGVDLSVRGTSPVFTSDSRFVVFEVPPLEAVLDSLKLEGKKRDDLPGDSLAVADLTAVFAGGAPQPSGVTRLGAVEDFKVAEEGSWLAYRVKKEKKEEEPAAERAETPAAEAPAAEGAESRPDHKKDEGSTLVVRNLVSGAESRYEDAVEYVFSKNGRTLAFTTSTKDGSHDGAFVLTLSDGGVHTLRADEGHYRKIALSEDGTQVAFLTDAADFAAKQPEFTLERASAGSWTAKTLASTSTAGIPEDWWVSENGTLRFSEKGTRLYFGTAPRPAPDPEEKVLDEDKVSVDVWNWKDPYLQPMQLVQADEEKKRSYDAVVHLDAGRVVQLGTPEIPDVRFADEGEPRFALGVTDVPYRQLLSWDGRYSDVYAIDLTTGVARKVAEQVKGFGGGSISPAGTWASWWDGAERQWKGAPLAGGATVTLSAGAGEPVWYELDDHPDEPPPYGSAGWTAGDVAFLYYDSYDVFRFEPASGTTTNLTRGQGRESGLRFRYADTEPELEHVPEGEILLSAFHLTNKQGGFYQARSDRAGAPRQILLTDKSFALRGKAKDADRWLVSREDFREFPDLWVTDGPITDMVKLTDANPQQRQFTWGTAELTEWTSNDGAPLQGMLFKPDGFDPSQKYPMMVYFYERMSDGLYEYRSPVPGSSSIAVPFYVSRGYLVFIPDIPYEIGYPGESALDAVVPGVLSLTAKGFVQEDKIGVQGHSWGGYQIAYMVTRTNLFAAAEAGAPVANMTSAYGGIRWQTGMSRAFQYERTQSRIGGTPWDATDEYLSNSPLFFVNKIETPLLMMHNDADGAVPWYQGIEMFSAMRRLQKPVWMLNYNGEAHGLREERNRKDWALRMQQFFDHYLKDAPAPVWMEEGVPAIMKGKTLGTEIRIRGVS, encoded by the coding sequence ATGAAGTCGCTGCGCCCGCTGGTGCTGGGTGGCCTCGTCCTGGCCGCTTCCGCCACGCCCGCATTCAGCCAGATGCGTCCGCTCGAGCACCCGGACGTCCTCCACTGGAACAGCATTGCCAACCCCTCGCTGTCGCCGGACGGCGGCTGGCTCGCGTGGGTGCAGAGGCCCCTGGAGGGCGACCCGACGCTCCGGGTGCGGACCGCGCGCGAAGGCGGCGTGGATCTCTCGGTCCGGGGCACCTCGCCCGTGTTCACGTCCGATTCCCGCTTCGTCGTGTTCGAGGTTCCGCCGCTGGAAGCGGTCCTCGATTCGCTCAAGCTGGAGGGCAAGAAGCGGGATGATCTGCCGGGCGACTCCCTGGCCGTGGCCGACCTGACGGCCGTCTTCGCCGGAGGCGCCCCGCAGCCCTCCGGCGTGACGCGGTTGGGCGCCGTCGAGGACTTCAAGGTCGCGGAGGAAGGTTCGTGGTTGGCGTACCGCGTGAAGAAGGAGAAGAAGGAGGAGGAACCGGCGGCTGAACGGGCGGAGACTCCGGCAGCGGAAGCGCCCGCTGCGGAGGGTGCGGAAAGCCGGCCCGACCACAAGAAGGACGAAGGCTCCACGCTGGTGGTCCGAAATCTCGTCTCCGGCGCGGAGAGCCGCTACGAGGACGCCGTCGAGTACGTGTTCTCCAAGAACGGACGCACGCTCGCATTCACGACCTCCACGAAGGACGGCAGCCACGACGGCGCGTTCGTCCTCACCCTGTCCGATGGCGGGGTGCACACACTCCGTGCGGACGAGGGACACTACCGGAAGATCGCGCTGTCGGAGGACGGGACGCAGGTGGCCTTCCTCACCGACGCGGCCGACTTCGCGGCCAAGCAACCCGAGTTCACGCTCGAACGAGCCTCCGCGGGAAGCTGGACGGCGAAGACGCTGGCGAGCACGTCCACGGCCGGCATCCCCGAGGACTGGTGGGTGAGCGAGAACGGCACCCTGCGCTTCTCGGAGAAGGGGACGCGACTCTACTTCGGGACGGCACCACGCCCGGCCCCCGATCCGGAGGAGAAGGTCCTCGACGAGGACAAGGTCTCCGTCGACGTCTGGAACTGGAAAGATCCCTATCTCCAACCCATGCAGCTGGTCCAGGCGGATGAGGAGAAGAAGCGCTCCTACGACGCGGTGGTCCACCTGGACGCGGGTCGGGTGGTGCAGCTCGGTACGCCGGAGATTCCGGACGTGCGCTTTGCCGACGAGGGTGAGCCGCGCTTCGCACTGGGCGTGACCGACGTACCCTACCGGCAGCTCCTCTCCTGGGACGGTCGCTACAGCGACGTCTACGCCATCGATCTGACGACCGGTGTGGCGCGTAAGGTGGCTGAGCAGGTCAAGGGCTTCGGAGGAGGCAGCATCTCGCCTGCGGGCACCTGGGCGAGCTGGTGGGACGGGGCCGAGCGGCAGTGGAAGGGAGCACCGCTGGCCGGAGGTGCGACCGTGACCTTGAGCGCTGGCGCGGGCGAGCCCGTGTGGTACGAGCTGGACGACCACCCGGACGAGCCGCCGCCCTACGGGTCGGCCGGTTGGACGGCGGGCGATGTGGCCTTCCTCTACTACGACAGCTATGACGTCTTCCGGTTCGAACCTGCGTCCGGGACCACCACCAACCTGACGCGGGGGCAGGGCCGGGAGTCGGGGCTGCGCTTCCGTTACGCGGACACCGAGCCCGAGCTCGAGCACGTACCGGAAGGCGAGATCCTGCTCAGCGCCTTCCATCTGACCAACAAACAGGGCGGGTTCTACCAGGCGCGCAGCGACCGTGCCGGAGCTCCCAGACAGATCCTGTTGACGGACAAGTCGTTCGCCCTGCGTGGCAAGGCCAAGGATGCCGACCGCTGGCTGGTGAGCCGGGAGGACTTCCGTGAGTTCCCCGACCTGTGGGTGACCGATGGACCGATCACGGACATGGTCAAGCTGACGGACGCCAATCCCCAGCAGCGCCAGTTCACCTGGGGCACGGCCGAGCTGACCGAGTGGACCTCCAACGATGGTGCGCCGCTCCAAGGCATGCTGTTCAAGCCCGACGGCTTCGACCCGTCACAGAAGTACCCGATGATGGTCTATTTCTACGAGCGCATGTCGGACGGCCTGTACGAGTACCGGTCCCCCGTTCCAGGCAGCTCTTCCATCGCGGTGCCGTTCTACGTGAGTCGCGGCTACCTGGTCTTCATTCCGGACATTCCCTACGAGATCGGCTATCCGGGGGAGAGCGCGCTGGACGCGGTGGTGCCTGGCGTGCTGAGCCTGACGGCCAAGGGCTTCGTGCAGGAGGACAAGATCGGCGTGCAGGGTCACTCCTGGGGTGGCTACCAGATCGCCTACATGGTCACCAGGACCAATCTGTTCGCGGCCGCCGAGGCCGGTGCGCCGGTGGCCAACATGACCAGTGCCTACGGGGGCATCCGCTGGCAGACGGGGATGAGCCGGGCCTTCCAGTACGAGCGCACCCAGAGCCGGATCGGCGGCACGCCCTGGGATGCCACCGACGAATACCTCTCCAATTCTCCGCTCTTCTTCGTCAACAAGATCGAGACGCCGCTGTTGATGATGCACAACGACGCGGATGGTGCGGTGCCCTGGTATCAGGGCATCGAGATGTTCTCCGCCATGCGTCGCCTGCAGAAGCCGGTCTGGATGCTGAACTACAACGGCGAGGCGCACGGACTCAGGGAAGAACGCAACCGGAAAGACTGGGCGCTGCGCATGCAGCAGTTCTTCGATCACTACCTGAAGGATGCACCGGCGCCGGTGTGGATGGAGGAGGGCGTGCCCGCCATCATGAAGGGCAAGACGTTGGGGACCGAGATCAGGATCCGGGGGGTGTCGTGA